The sequence below is a genomic window from Anaerobranca californiensis DSM 14826.
AGGTCCTAAGGTACAAACACTTAATACTTGAGTTTGACCCCTAGTAAATAATCCTGAACCATGGGTCCTTGGTAAAATACCTACCTCGCAAGAAATTGGCCTGATTTCATCTGGTTTCCTTCCATCAGGTCTACTATCATTTTCAACAATATCCCTTCTTACTTCCTCTTTAACTATATTATAGAGAATTTCTGCAATATCCTTTGTCTGTTCAGGATAGTCTTCAATAAGTTTTTCCATTACCTCTAATTTAACTTTAGCAATATTATCTTCCCGCTGTTGTTTATCAAAGGTTTTAATAGCTTGTTTTAGAGGTTCAGTTGCCATTTCCCTTACTAGTCTATCTAATTCTTCATCTACTTTATGTAACTGAACTTCCATTTTTTCTTTACCCACTTCAGCAACAACTTCTTCTTGGAATTGAACTATTTTCTTTATTTCTTCATGGGCTAGCATTAAAGCATCTATAATAACATCTTCACTGACTTCATTGGCTCCAGCTTCCACCATCATTATTGCTTCCTTTGTACCTGCAACAACTAAATGTAAATCACTTTTTTCCCTTTGTTCTAAAGAAGGATTAATAATCAATTGATCTCCAACTTTTCCTACTAAAACAGCACCAACGGGACCATCAAAGGGGATATCAGATATGCATAATGCTAATGATGCACCATTGATAGCAGCTATTTCAGGCAAGTTTTCTTGATCTACTGACATTACTGTACATACCACATGGACAGCATTTCTAAAACCCTCTGGAAAAAGTGGTCTTATCGGGCGATCAACTAAACGGGCAGCTAGAATTGCTTTTTCTGAAGGTCTTCCTTCCCTTTTTATAAATCCGCCAGGGATTTTACCTACTGCATATAATCTTTCTTCATAATCAACGGTAAGTGGGAAAAAATCCACTCCTTCTTTGGCTTCTTTAGCTGCAGTGGCATTTACTAAAATCGTAGTTTCACCATAAAAAATCATGGCAGAACCACCAGCTTGTTTAGAAAATTTCCCTATATCCACAGTGAAATCTTTCCCTACAAAATTATAAGTAAATCGTTTATGTTCCATATTTATTCCTCCTTTCAAATATATTTTTTCGTTTAATTTGATAAATATGTAATTAAAAATAAAGCGGGTTAACCCGCTTTATTTATCTTCTTAAGTTTAGTTCATCAATAAGAGTTCTGTAACGGTCAATATCTTTTTCTTTTAAGTAATTTAATAATTTACGACGTTGACCAACCATTTTTAACAGACCACGTCTAGAGTGGTGATCTTTTTTGTGGACTTTGAAATGTTCATTTAAATGATTGATTCTCTCTGTTAAAATAGCAATTTGAACTTCAGGAGAACCGGTATCCCCTTCATGTTTTCTGAACTTTTCAATAATTGATTGTTTGTTGATTGTCATTTTTTCACCTCCCACACTTTACTCCTCAAGCCATGAAGATCGTCGGTGAATCGATAAACATAGCATGAGGTCACCATAAAGATATTACCATATTAACAGTTAAATGTAAAGTTTTATATTGTAATAATTTGTCTTTTAGCTTCTAAAATATCCTTTTTTACTTGTTTAGTCAGGTTTTCTATGCTAGTAAATTTTTTCTCAGGTCGAAGGAATTTTATTAACTCAATGGTAATTTTCTGACCGTAGATATCTTGATTAAAATCAAATAAATGAACCTCTACATTAAATTTATTTTTCCCCAAAGTAGGTTTTATACCTAAATTTGCTACACCGTATATTTTTAGATCACCAACATACCCTTTAACTAAATAAACTCCTCTAGCGGGCTTTACAACATTGACAGGAAAGTTAATATTTGCAGTTGGGAAACCTAATTTATTACCTATACCCATACCAGTAGTAACATGCCCGGAAATTTTAGGATATTTACCAGTTAGTTTTTTATATAATTGTACATCCCCAAAAATCAGACAATTACGGAGGATAGTAGAATGTACTACTAAATTTTCTACTAAAATAGGTTCAACTACTTCTGTATCAAACTGCTCATATTTTTGTAGTAATTGAATATTCCCTTGACCTTTATTACCAAAAGTAAAATCATAGCCAATGATTACTTTAGAAGATTTTAGTCCATTAATGAGTACATCTTTAACAAAGTCATCAGGGTTAGCTTCAGCAAATTGTTTAGTAAAAGGTTGTATAATTAAGTAATCAATTCCCGTTTCCCTAAAGTATTCCACCTTTTGTTCTAAGGGATTAATAATCTTAAAATCCCTATTAAATAAACTTTGGGGATGGGGATAAAATGTTAAAACCACTGATTTTTTATTTTCCTTTTTACTTTCATTTATTACTTTATCAATAATAAATCTGTGACCAACATGTAATCCATCGAAGTTTCCGATAGTTACTATAGAACTTCGTAAATCATCATGTAAGTTTTCAACACCAAAAATAAGTTTCATAATCATCTCCTTAATTAAAAACTTTATGGGGTTTTAACATTCCATCAAGATTTTTACAGATAGCTATAAAATTGTTATCTTCATCATAGACCCTAACTTCTGATGAATAGAGATTACTAGTATTATTAACACTTAATCCATTAACTATTTTTTTTGCCATATATTTAGGGAGGATTACCTTATCGAGATGAGTTAAAACTGAATCCATAGGGTGTAAGTATTTAAGATAATTTTCTTCAGTTATTTGATGGAGAAAAAGGGCATTTTTTAAATTAAAAGGACCTACCGATGTCCTTATAAGATAGGACATCAATGCCCCTGTTCCTAGCTTTTCTCCAATATCTTGACACAGTGTCCTAATATATGTACCTTTAGAACAATGGATATCGATATATCCTTTATTTGAAGTTAGAGGAAAGTCTTCTACTAATTTTAATGAGTAAATTGTAACTTCCCGACTAGGAATTTCAACTTCCAATCCTTCCCTATGGTACTCATATAGTTTTTTCCCGTTAACTTTAATTGCTGAGGCTTTAGGAGGTATTTGAGTTATGGTACCTGTAAATTCCTTAAGTACCTGTTTAAGATCTTCTTCAGCAATTTCAGGATTTTGTACTAATACCTTTATATTACCATCTAAATCTCCTGTATCTGATACCAATCCAAAAGTAATTTCTGCACGATAACTTTTGGTTAAGTCAGTAACATATTCGCTAACTCTGGTGGCTTTACCAATACAAATCGGCAAAATACCAGTAGCCATGGGATCTAAAGTACCAGTATGACCTACCTTGTTTAACTTTAATTTTTTCCTAATATAAGCAACTACCTGATGAGATGTCATATTTGCTGGTTTTAAAATATTTAGTATTCCATTTGCCATAACAATCCACCTTTATTTATAATACTAAACCCTTATAGTTGTTTAGAAATTTTATCCATCAATTCGGAGATGATTTTTTCTGGATGTTCTAAAGTACTAAAACCAGCAGCTTTTTTGTGTCCTCCACCACCGTATTCTCTGCACAACTGGCCAACATCAAAGTTTGACGCCGACCTAAGACTAAACTTGAATCCTTCCTTTTCTTCTTTTGCTAAGATGGCAACAAGGGTACCTTCGATATTTCTTAGATAATCTATCAATCCATCAATTTCACTATAGTCCTTTAAATCAAAGGCCTGTAAATCTCCTTCACTGATGTAAAGATAAGAAACTGTTCCATTATTGAATTGTTTAATATTTTGGAAAGCAAAGCTGAGAAATTTTAAGTATCCAAAACTTTTTTTCTCTAAGTTAATTTTAAAGTCAACGGGTGAAGTGCCACACCTTAACAATTCACTGGCTATTTCATGGGTTAATGGAGAAGTATTGTCATATCCAAAAGCCCCTGAATCAGTATAAATCCCTAAATACAGTGGATCGGCAATTTCTTTAGGAATTTTTTCTAACAATTCTTTAATTATTAAATAAACCAATTCTGCTGTAGCTATTTTTTCACTATCGCAAAAATTATAATGGCCAAAATTAGTATTAAATGGATGGTGATCAATATTTATTATTTTAGCAAATTTTTCATATTGGATTTCTTGAACAATTAATCGCTTTTCATCACTACAATCTAATACTATTAATATGTCATTAAAATCTGTAGGGATATCTATAATTATTTCTTTAACTGATTGTATAAACTGAAAAATAGTAGGTATTGGGTCAGAACTATACATTCTGACCCTTTTACCTAAAAGTTTTAAAGTTAAACCCAATGCCAAAATTGATCCTATACTGTCGCCGTCGGGACCATTATGGGCTACTAAGCTAAATCCATCATTTTCTTTTAAAAACTCCGCTATTTCTTTTGCCCTGTTATTCATTTTCCTCTTTATTTAAATCTTTCAATATTTGGGCAATTTTTGCTCCATGTTCTAATGATTCATCAAATTTAAAATGTAATTCAGGGGTATATCTGATGGTTAGCCTTTTACCCAACTCTGTTCTGATAAATCCTTTTGCTCTCTCTAATCCTTCAAATCCCTCTTTGCGAACTTTTTCATCTCCCCAGAAACTTAAATATATAGTACAGTGTTTTAAATCTTTAGTAAGTTCAACAGAAGTTATTGTTAGAAATCCTATACGGGGATCTTTAATATTTTTTCTTATAATATCATTTATTTCATATTTAATATTTTCTGCTAATCTAACAGTTCTTTGTGACATAATTTATCACCCCTTTTAATTATCTACAAAGGTAAGGCTATGATTTATTCCCTTTCCATTTCTTTCATAGTGAAACATTCAATGATATCTCCTTCTTTGATATCATTAAATTTCTCTAATACTATACCACATTCAAATCCTTGTTGAACTTCTTTAACATCATCTTTAAATCTTTTTAAGGTATTGAAGCTTCCCTCATAAATTACAACTCCATCTCGAATTAACCTAGCCTTTGCATTCCGATTAATAACACCATTGACAACATAACAACCTGCTATATTACCAATCTTAGATGCTCTAAAAATTTGCCTTATTTCAGCAGACCCTAATACCACTTCTTCTAATTTAGGTGCTAACATCCCTTTAATAGCTGCTTCAACATCTTCTATAACATTATAGATAATTCTGTATAGCCTGATATCCACCTTTAGTTCATCATTTAATTTTTTAGCATTTTGGTCAGGTCTCACGTTAAACCCGATAATTATAGCCCCTGATGCTGAAGCTAAGGTTACATCGTTTTCGTTTATTGCACCTACTCCACTGTGAATTACTTTTACTCTTACTTCTTCATTAGATAAGCGCTCTAGAGAATGTTTTAAAGCTTCTACAGAACCCTGTACATCTGCTTTTAAAATAATATTTAATTCCTTTAGTTCACCTTCTTTAATTGACTGGAATAGCTCGTCAAGGGTAACGGGAGTATTCTTTTTGTGGGCTGCTTCTTTGCTCTTTTGAAGATTTTTTTCGGCAATAGTTCTTGCTAATTTATCATCTTGTACTACTTTGAATATTTCACCAGCTATTGGTACCTCAGATAAACCTAATATCTCTACAGGGGTTGATGGTCCAGCTTTTTTAATTTGTTTACCTTGATCATTGATCATTGCCCTTACTTTTCCGTAAGCAGTGCCGCAAACCACAGAATCGCCAATTTTTAATGTTCCCCTTTGTACTAAAACCGTTGCCACAGGACCTCTTCCCTTATCTAGCTTTGATTCGATAACTGTTCCGCTTGCTGGTGCATCAGGATTAGCCTTTAATTCTTGAACTTCAGCTACTAATAAAATAATTTCAAGTAGGTTATCGATACCTTCACCTTTTAAAGCAGAGATTGGAACAAAGATTGTATCTCCACCCCACTCTTCTGGAACCAATCCGTAATTAACTAATTCTTGTTTAACTCTATCGGGATTAGCAGTTGGTTTGTCCATTTTATTTACAGCAACTATTATTGGTACATTTGCAGCTTTAGCGTGATTTAAAGCTTCTACCGTTTGAGGCATAACTCCGTCATCGGCAGCTACTACTAAAATAGCTATATCTGTTACTTTTGCACCCCTTGCCCTCATGGCAGTAAAGGCGGCATGGCCCGGTGTATCAATAAAAGTTATTTTTTTGCCATTGACATTTACCTGATATGCTCCAATATGTTGGGTTATTCCACCGGCTTCTCCCTTTGTTACATTAGTGTGACGGATTGTATCTAAAAGGGTTGTTTTACCATGGTCAACATGCCCTAATACAGTTACAACGGGATGCCTTTCTTTTAAATCTTTGGGATCATCTTGCTCTATTGTTAATACTTCATCTTCCTCTTCTTCTTTCTCTAGTTCAATTTCATAACCAAATTCAAAGGCAATCAATTCAGCTGTTTCTAATTCAATTTTTTGATTAACACCAGCCATAATTCCAAGTCCCATTAATTTTTTAATTATATTTGCAGGACTTTCCCCTAATTTCTTTGCTAATTCACCAACTGATATTTGGTCTTCTGTCAATTTTATTATTTTACTCATAGAATCATCCTTTTCTGTTCTAGCTTCTTTTTCTGCTAAGTTTTTGTTTTTCTTCTTTTTATCTTTCTTCCCTTTTTTATTTTTCTTTTTAAAATTATTTTCTATATCTCCGTTAATATCTATAAAATCTTTGTTAACTTCAACAATTTCTTCTATAGATTGTTCTTTCCGATTAAAATAATTATAAATCTTTTCAAAATCATCATCATTAATAGAACTCATATGATTTTTTACTGGAATATTTAATTCTTCCATTTTTTTGATTAGTTCTTTACTTGTAATATTCAAGTCTTTAGCTAATTCATAAACTCTAAATTTACTCATAATTTATACCCCCATTTTACCTATAATATTTCACCTTCCCACTTTTTTAAGATAGTTGTTGCAAAGTTTTGGTCATTAATGGAAATCACAGCCCTTAATCCTTTGCCAATATAATGTCCCAATGTTTCTTTTTCTACAAATTTAATCATGGGAATCCTTTTATTTTTACATTTGTTAATAATCTTTTGGATACTGTTATCACTTATATCATTAGCGATAATTACTAATTTAGCCCTATTTTTATCTATAGCTTTTAAAACGGCTACTGTACCTGAACTTAACTTTCCTGCCCTTTGTGCTAATCCCAATAAACTAGCTATGTAATTGTTGTTGGAGACGCTCATAGATTTCTGCAGGTACAGCTGCCTTTAAAGATTTTTCTAAACGTTTTGATTTAAAAGCTGTTTTAAAACATTCTACTTTGGGACAGATATAAGCTCCTCTTCCAGCAAGTTTTCCAGTTGGGTCAATAGTGATATCTCCATCTTTTGTTCTAACTACTCTAATCATTTCTTTTTTAAGTTTCATTTCTTGACAGCCAACACACATTCTCTCTGGTTTCTTTTTTACTTTCATAAAACCACCTACTCATTTTTAGATTGGGTTTCGCTTTTAATATCTATTTTCCAACCAGTTAATTTGGCGGCGAGACGGGCATTTTGTCCTTCTTTACCTATAGCAAGGGATAATTGATTATCTGGAACTATAACTTTAGCAATTTTTTCTTCTAAATTTACATCTACAGAAATAACTTTTGCAGGGCTTAGTGCTTGAGATATAAATTCTTTGGGATCTTCACTCCAATTAACTATATCTATTTTTTCACCCCTTAATTCATTAACTATAGCTTGCACCCTCATTCCTTTTGGACCAACACATGCACCTATTGGATCAACTTCAGGATCCTTTGAATAAACGGCAATTTTTGAACGATAACCAGCTTCCCTGGAAACTGATTTTATTTGAACAATACCATCAAATATTTCAGGTACTTCTAATTCAAATAAACGTTTAATCATTCCTGGATGACTGCGGGAAACAAAGATTTGAGGTCCTTTAGATGTATTTTTTACTTCTAATACATATACTTTTAACCTATCCCCTTGTTTGTATTCTTCATTGGGAGTTTGTTCAGTAGGTGGAAGAATAGCTTCAGTTTTGCCTAAATCTATATAAATATTTTTGTTCTCCATCCTTTGTACTATCCCCGTAATTATATCATGTTCACGGTTAATAAACTCTTTATAGACAACATTTCGTTCTGCTTCCCTAAGCCTTTGAA
It includes:
- a CDS encoding polyribonucleotide nucleotidyltransferase codes for the protein MEHKRFTYNFVGKDFTVDIGKFSKQAGGSAMIFYGETTILVNATAAKEAKEGVDFFPLTVDYEERLYAVGKIPGGFIKREGRPSEKAILAARLVDRPIRPLFPEGFRNAVHVVCTVMSVDQENLPEIAAINGASLALCISDIPFDGPVGAVLVGKVGDQLIINPSLEQREKSDLHLVVAGTKEAIMMVEAGANEVSEDVIIDALMLAHEEIKKIVQFQEEVVAEVGKEKMEVQLHKVDEELDRLVREMATEPLKQAIKTFDKQQREDNIAKVKLEVMEKLIEDYPEQTKDIAEILYNIVKEEVRRDIVENDSRPDGRKPDEIRPISCEVGILPRTHGSGLFTRGQTQVLSVCTLGPLGDVQILDGIGLEESKRYIHHYNFPPYSVGEPGFMRGPGRREIGHGALAERALEPLIPSEEEFPYTIRLVSEVLESNGSTSMGSVCASTLSLMDAGVPLKKPVSGVAMGLVHHEGKYKILTDIQGMEDFLGDMDFKVAGTRDGITALQMDIKLQGINKEILAQAIQKGKQGYLYILDKMMEVISEPRKQLSPYAPKIISYQINPDKIRDVIGPGGKIINKIIDQTGVKIDIEPDGKIFIATVDMEQGEKALKMIKDITAEVVVGENYFAKITRIEKFGAFAEVIPGKEGLIHISQLDIDRVAKAEDVVKVGDIVEVKCTEIDEKGRVNLSRKAVLKEREGEQK
- the rpsO gene encoding 30S ribosomal protein S15 — encoded protein: MTINKQSIIEKFRKHEGDTGSPEVQIAILTERINHLNEHFKVHKKDHHSRRGLLKMVGQRRKLLNYLKEKDIDRYRTLIDELNLRR
- a CDS encoding bifunctional riboflavin kinase/FAD synthetase, with translation MKLIFGVENLHDDLRSSIVTIGNFDGLHVGHRFIIDKVINESKKENKKSVVLTFYPHPQSLFNRDFKIINPLEQKVEYFRETGIDYLIIQPFTKQFAEANPDDFVKDVLINGLKSSKVIIGYDFTFGNKGQGNIQLLQKYEQFDTEVVEPILVENLVVHSTILRNCLIFGDVQLYKKLTGKYPKISGHVTTGMGIGNKLGFPTANINFPVNVVKPARGVYLVKGYVGDLKIYGVANLGIKPTLGKNKFNVEVHLFDFNQDIYGQKITIELIKFLRPEKKFTSIENLTKQVKKDILEAKRQIITI
- the truB gene encoding tRNA pseudouridine(55) synthase TruB, which translates into the protein MANGILNILKPANMTSHQVVAYIRKKLKLNKVGHTGTLDPMATGILPICIGKATRVSEYVTDLTKSYRAEITFGLVSDTGDLDGNIKVLVQNPEIAEEDLKQVLKEFTGTITQIPPKASAIKVNGKKLYEYHREGLEVEIPSREVTIYSLKLVEDFPLTSNKGYIDIHCSKGTYIRTLCQDIGEKLGTGALMSYLIRTSVGPFNLKNALFLHQITEENYLKYLHPMDSVLTHLDKVILPKYMAKKIVNGLSVNNTSNLYSSEVRVYDEDNNFIAICKNLDGMLKPHKVFN
- a CDS encoding DHH family phosphoesterase produces the protein MNNRAKEIAEFLKENDGFSLVAHNGPDGDSIGSILALGLTLKLLGKRVRMYSSDPIPTIFQFIQSVKEIIIDIPTDFNDILIVLDCSDEKRLIVQEIQYEKFAKIINIDHHPFNTNFGHYNFCDSEKIATAELVYLIIKELLEKIPKEIADPLYLGIYTDSGAFGYDNTSPLTHEIASELLRCGTSPVDFKINLEKKSFGYLKFLSFAFQNIKQFNNGTVSYLYISEGDLQAFDLKDYSEIDGLIDYLRNIEGTLVAILAKEEKEGFKFSLRSASNFDVGQLCREYGGGGHKKAAGFSTLEHPEKIISELMDKISKQL
- the rbfA gene encoding 30S ribosome-binding factor RbfA, producing the protein MSQRTVRLAENIKYEINDIIRKNIKDPRIGFLTITSVELTKDLKHCTIYLSFWGDEKVRKEGFEGLERAKGFIRTELGKRLTIRYTPELHFKFDESLEHGAKIAQILKDLNKEENE
- the infB gene encoding translation initiation factor IF-2 is translated as MSKFRVYELAKDLNITSKELIKKMEELNIPVKNHMSSINDDDFEKIYNYFNRKEQSIEEIVEVNKDFIDINGDIENNFKKKNKKGKKDKKKKNKNLAEKEARTEKDDSMSKIIKLTEDQISVGELAKKLGESPANIIKKLMGLGIMAGVNQKIELETAELIAFEFGYEIELEKEEEEDEVLTIEQDDPKDLKERHPVVTVLGHVDHGKTTLLDTIRHTNVTKGEAGGITQHIGAYQVNVNGKKITFIDTPGHAAFTAMRARGAKVTDIAILVVAADDGVMPQTVEALNHAKAANVPIIVAVNKMDKPTANPDRVKQELVNYGLVPEEWGGDTIFVPISALKGEGIDNLLEIILLVAEVQELKANPDAPASGTVIESKLDKGRGPVATVLVQRGTLKIGDSVVCGTAYGKVRAMINDQGKQIKKAGPSTPVEILGLSEVPIAGEIFKVVQDDKLARTIAEKNLQKSKEAAHKKNTPVTLDELFQSIKEGELKELNIILKADVQGSVEALKHSLERLSNEEVRVKVIHSGVGAINENDVTLASASGAIIIGFNVRPDQNAKKLNDELKVDIRLYRIIYNVIEDVEAAIKGMLAPKLEEVVLGSAEIRQIFRASKIGNIAGCYVVNGVINRNAKARLIRDGVVIYEGSFNTLKRFKDDVKEVQQGFECGIVLEKFNDIKEGDIIECFTMKEMERE
- a CDS encoding L7Ae/L30e/S12e/Gadd45 family ribosomal protein; protein product: MSVSNNNYIASLLGLAQRAGKLSSGTVAVLKAIDKNRAKLVIIANDISDNSIQKIINKCKNKRIPMIKFVEKETLGHYIGKGLRAVISINDQNFATTILKKWEGEIL
- the rnpM gene encoding RNase P modulator RnpM — translated: MKVKKKPERMCVGCQEMKLKKEMIRVVRTKDGDITIDPTGKLAGRGAYICPKVECFKTAFKSKRLEKSLKAAVPAEIYERLQQQLHS
- the nusA gene encoding transcription termination factor NusA, with amino-acid sequence MDSVEFLEALKEIVKSKGVDEDIMYEALEAALIAGYKKDNATAENVHVEVDKEKGIVKLFAVKKVVDNVQDPRLEISLDDALKINPVITVGDKVTVEVTPKKFGRIAAQTAKGVVVQRLREAERNVVYKEFINREHDIITGIVQRMENKNIYIDLGKTEAILPPTEQTPNEEYKQGDRLKVYVLEVKNTSKGPQIFVSRSHPGMIKRLFELEVPEIFDGIVQIKSVSREAGYRSKIAVYSKDPEVDPIGACVGPKGMRVQAIVNELRGEKIDIVNWSEDPKEFISQALSPAKVISVDVNLEEKIAKVIVPDNQLSLAIGKEGQNARLAAKLTGWKIDIKSETQSKNE